A single genomic interval of Verrucomicrobiia bacterium harbors:
- a CDS encoding HEAT repeat domain-containing protein has product MWWLELLHLKSSNPETRLQAVHRLAESGGARAVDALIQAFRDENPEVASAAALALGKFRDEKATNFLLNALQTAGPEMRQVAADGLKENTDERVTLAYVGALRDIDAAVRGRAARYLDRRGWKPANTAEQVWLFVARGQMHEAAAYGPEAIEPLQIVLQTAQYSLQIAAIHALGSIADERVLNLLIPVLRTPDHAVCVATIEALTNTGGPKASEAVLGTLQNPDHRVRVAGAEAVARLETRGAAEALTELLKDSMWDVRRAAANALGKLQDAKAVDGLIVALRDSDPDVRESAVASIGRLRDPRALGPLILALVDPESGVRRAATYTLPMIDPRWAQSDEARRVIPELRVAVNSDSSSVRYAATTVLKQLGESATQTGGIESANVLTTAGYKQRRVFSVFIELMRDSDGDVRLAATEALGRLGDKRAASALMTALSDPDDAVKQAASKSLEAMGT; this is encoded by the coding sequence ATGTGGTGGCTTGAACTGCTCCATCTCAAGTCCAGTAACCCCGAGACTCGCCTGCAGGCCGTGCACCGCCTCGCGGAATCCGGCGGCGCGCGGGCCGTGGACGCACTGATCCAGGCGTTTCGCGACGAAAACCCGGAGGTTGCGTCGGCGGCAGCGCTTGCCCTTGGGAAGTTTCGCGACGAGAAGGCCACAAACTTCCTGCTGAACGCATTGCAAACGGCGGGTCCGGAAATGCGCCAGGTCGCTGCAGACGGCCTGAAGGAAAACACGGACGAACGGGTGACGCTCGCTTATGTCGGTGCGCTGCGCGATATCGACGCGGCCGTGCGGGGCCGGGCCGCGCGTTACCTGGATCGCCGCGGTTGGAAACCGGCGAACACGGCCGAACAAGTCTGGCTGTTCGTTGCCAGAGGGCAGATGCACGAAGCCGCGGCGTATGGACCCGAAGCCATTGAACCGCTGCAGATCGTGTTGCAAACCGCGCAATACAGCCTGCAAATCGCCGCCATTCACGCTCTCGGCAGCATTGCGGATGAACGCGTCCTGAACCTGCTGATTCCAGTCCTGCGAACTCCTGATCACGCCGTATGCGTTGCGACAATTGAAGCCCTGACGAACACAGGCGGACCCAAGGCATCCGAAGCCGTGCTGGGCACCCTGCAAAACCCCGACCATCGGGTGCGCGTCGCGGGTGCCGAAGCCGTCGCCCGCCTGGAAACGCGCGGTGCCGCGGAAGCACTGACGGAGCTTCTGAAGGATTCCATGTGGGATGTGCGGCGCGCTGCCGCGAATGCGCTTGGGAAACTTCAGGACGCCAAAGCAGTGGACGGGCTGATCGTTGCGCTCCGCGATTCCGATCCGGATGTGCGGGAGTCCGCAGTCGCTTCGATCGGGCGTCTCCGCGATCCGCGGGCGCTGGGTCCCCTCATCCTGGCATTGGTCGATCCTGAATCGGGAGTCCGCCGCGCCGCGACCTACACGCTCCCCATGATCGATCCCCGTTGGGCGCAATCAGACGAAGCGCGCCGCGTCATCCCGGAGCTGCGTGTGGCCGTCAATTCTGATTCGTCGTCCGTTCGATACGCTGCGACAACGGTGCTGAAGCAATTGGGCGAATCCGCAACGCAAACCGGCGGCATTGAAAGCGCGAATGTATTGACCACGGCGGGGTATAAACAGCGGCGCGTGTTCTCCGTGTTCATTGAGTTGATGCGCGATTCCGACGGCGACGTGCGCCTCGCAGCGACGGAAGCGCTCGGACGGCTGGGCGACAAGCGCGCGGCATCGGCATTGATGACGGCGCTTTCGGATCCGGACGACGCGGTGAAACAGGCCGCCAGCAAGTCTCTGGAGGCGATGGGAACGTGA
- a CDS encoding MoxR family ATPase has product METTTTYQADSQALEKLISGRAHIETELSKVIIGQKAVVEHILLALFSGGHCLITGAPGLAKTLLVKSIARVFHLNFQRIQFTPDLMPADITGTEILSETDAGRRLTFVKGPIFANMILADEINRTPPKTQSALLEAMQEHQVTAAGVRHPLPEPFFVLATQNPIEMEGTYPLPEAQLDRFMFNVVIQYLPEDDEVEVVQQTTARKPLNIEPLFTGEDVLRFHELVRQVPIAQSLVRYAVRIAAASRPNQPETPAFVNEWVSWGAGTRASQFLVVGAKARALLQGRTHVSAEDIRTLAAPVLRHRILVNYRAEAEGATVEAIIARLLQNVKEPMGT; this is encoded by the coding sequence ATGGAAACCACCACCACCTACCAGGCGGACTCACAGGCGCTCGAGAAGCTGATCAGCGGCCGTGCCCACATTGAAACCGAACTCTCGAAGGTCATCATCGGCCAGAAGGCGGTGGTTGAACACATTCTGCTGGCGTTGTTTTCGGGCGGCCATTGCCTGATCACGGGAGCGCCGGGATTGGCGAAGACGCTGCTCGTGAAATCGATTGCACGCGTGTTTCACCTGAACTTCCAGCGCATCCAGTTCACGCCCGACCTCATGCCCGCCGACATCACGGGCACGGAGATTCTTTCTGAAACGGACGCGGGGCGGCGGCTCACGTTTGTGAAGGGGCCGATTTTCGCGAACATGATCCTTGCCGACGAAATCAATCGCACGCCGCCCAAGACGCAGTCGGCATTGCTCGAGGCGATGCAGGAGCACCAGGTCACGGCCGCGGGCGTGCGGCATCCGCTGCCTGAGCCGTTCTTTGTGCTGGCGACGCAGAACCCGATCGAGATGGAGGGAACCTATCCGTTGCCCGAGGCGCAGCTGGACCGGTTCATGTTCAACGTGGTGATTCAATACCTTCCCGAGGACGACGAAGTGGAGGTGGTTCAGCAGACAACAGCGCGCAAGCCTTTGAATATCGAGCCGCTGTTCACGGGCGAGGATGTGCTGCGATTTCATGAACTTGTGCGGCAGGTTCCAATCGCACAAAGCCTGGTGCGTTACGCGGTGCGCATTGCGGCGGCATCGCGGCCGAACCAGCCTGAGACGCCCGCGTTCGTAAACGAATGGGTCAGCTGGGGCGCGGGCACGAGGGCTTCGCAGTTTCTTGTTGTGGGCGCGAAGGCGCGCGCGTTGTTGCAGGGACGCACGCATGTTTCAGCCGAGGACATTCGCACTCTCGCCGCGCCAGTGCTGCGACATCGCATCCTGGTGAATTATCGCGCCGAGGCCGAAGGCGCAACCGTCGAGGCGATCATCGCGCGTTTGCTGCAAAACGTGAAGGAGCCGATGGGCACGTGA
- a CDS encoding DUF4159 domain-containing protein, whose amino-acid sequence MKRPLFVVIILLLVAGAVWGQRRGGWRMRGGGDERSVAWTEGGITVDTTRVRTAREVASHSTDTPNWTNPPAFTPDAFTFVRIIYKRSFEGDLSGSAGSWTTDFPDSDLNLSFRLQQMTSIKVDPNGRILRLTDPELFNYPWIYMVEPGRLELEEDEVLMLRKYLLNGGFMVADDFWGELQWWNFEQQVKQVFPDRGFVDVPMDHPIFNCVFPIKGPKNALQIPNARTAIRTQYGGPTYEGHDGEACAEVHIRAIYDDKGRIMMLALHNTDNGDGWEREGENDFFFHRFSENIAFPLGINIIFYAMTH is encoded by the coding sequence ATGAAGCGCCCTTTGTTTGTCGTGATCATTCTGCTCCTCGTGGCGGGGGCAGTCTGGGGCCAGCGGCGCGGCGGATGGCGCATGCGCGGCGGTGGGGACGAGCGGAGCGTCGCCTGGACTGAAGGCGGGATCACCGTGGATACAACCCGCGTCCGAACTGCGCGCGAGGTCGCATCGCACAGCACCGATACACCCAACTGGACAAACCCGCCCGCCTTCACGCCCGACGCCTTCACGTTCGTTCGGATCATCTACAAGCGAAGTTTCGAAGGGGATCTTTCGGGATCGGCTGGAAGCTGGACAACGGATTTTCCTGACAGCGACTTGAACCTTTCCTTTCGGCTCCAACAGATGACATCGATCAAGGTGGATCCGAACGGCCGCATTCTTCGGCTGACCGATCCCGAGCTTTTCAACTATCCGTGGATCTACATGGTGGAACCGGGCCGCCTCGAGTTGGAGGAAGACGAAGTGCTGATGCTGCGGAAGTATCTTTTGAACGGCGGGTTCATGGTCGCGGATGATTTCTGGGGTGAATTGCAATGGTGGAATTTCGAGCAGCAGGTGAAGCAGGTCTTTCCCGATCGCGGGTTCGTGGATGTCCCGATGGATCATCCCATCTTCAACTGCGTGTTTCCGATCAAGGGGCCGAAGAACGCACTGCAGATCCCGAATGCGCGGACGGCAATCCGCACTCAGTACGGCGGTCCAACCTATGAAGGGCACGATGGCGAAGCCTGCGCCGAGGTTCACATCCGCGCAATCTACGACGACAAGGGAAGGATCATGATGCTTGCCCTTCACAACACCGACAACGGCGACGGCTGGGAGCGCGAAGGCGAGAATGATTTTTTCTTTCACCGCTTTTCCGAGAACATCGCCTTCCCCCTTGGCATCAACATCATCTTTTACGCGATGACGCACTAA
- a CDS encoding type III PLP-dependent enzyme, which translates to MTQKELQSLATQHGTPIVIIDHDVIRKNYAEFRRHLPKVQVYYAVKANPAPEIVRTLYKAGASFDVASLPEFLTVYDNVRKLPAKQQQDFIWDKIIYANPTKPKETLLALDKYKPLVTYDNAGELEKIQRYAPKAGVVLRLRVDNTGSQCELSSKFGCAPGEAADLVAAAFDRGLVVEGLSFHVGSQCTNFQNFVQALNTAAAVMKESAGRGHVLKILDIGGGFPAHYNKHVRPFRELARVINTEIERLFAPDIQIVAEPGRFLVASAATSVARVIGKAIRDGKMCYYINDSVYHTYSGIIFDHCHYPIRSFRRGKAEISAVFGQTCDGLDTISQSEPLPPLEIDDLVYSEKIGAYSNASATYFNGFPPAKVLHVNQ; encoded by the coding sequence ATGACACAAAAAGAGCTTCAATCATTGGCCACCCAGCATGGGACGCCCATCGTGATCATTGATCATGATGTGATCCGCAAGAACTACGCGGAGTTCCGCAGGCACCTGCCGAAGGTGCAGGTTTATTACGCGGTCAAGGCGAACCCGGCGCCCGAGATCGTGCGCACGCTTTACAAGGCCGGCGCCAGCTTTGACGTCGCGTCGCTGCCCGAGTTCCTCACGGTTTACGACAACGTCAGGAAACTGCCTGCCAAACAGCAGCAGGATTTTATCTGGGACAAGATCATCTACGCGAATCCAACCAAGCCGAAGGAGACGTTGCTGGCGCTGGATAAATACAAGCCGCTGGTGACCTACGACAACGCCGGCGAGCTGGAAAAAATCCAGCGGTATGCGCCAAAGGCCGGAGTGGTGTTGCGACTGCGTGTCGACAATACGGGATCGCAATGCGAGCTGTCGTCGAAGTTTGGCTGCGCACCTGGCGAAGCCGCGGATCTCGTCGCCGCCGCCTTCGATCGGGGGCTCGTTGTCGAAGGCTTGAGCTTTCACGTGGGCAGCCAATGCACCAACTTCCAAAACTTCGTCCAGGCGCTTAATACCGCCGCGGCCGTCATGAAGGAATCAGCAGGGCGGGGTCACGTGTTGAAGATCCTGGATATCGGCGGCGGCTTTCCCGCCCATTACAACAAGCATGTCCGTCCGTTCCGCGAACTGGCACGTGTCATCAACACCGAAATCGAGCGCCTCTTCGCCCCCGACATCCAGATCGTTGCCGAGCCAGGACGTTTCCTCGTTGCGTCAGCAGCGACGAGTGTGGCGCGCGTAATTGGCAAGGCGATCCGCGATGGCAAGATGTGTTATTACATCAATGACAGCGTTTATCACACATACAGCGGCATCATCTTCGACCATTGCCATTATCCGATTCGGTCTTTCCGCCGCGGCAAAGCGGAAATCAGCGCGGTGTTTGGGCAGACGTGTGATGGGCTGGACACGATTTCGCAGTCGGAACCGCTGCCGCCGCTCGAAATCGATGACCTCGTTTATTCAGAAAAGATCGGTGCGTACAGCAATGCCTCGGCAACATATTTCAACGGATTTCCGCCGGCGAAGGTGCTGCACGTGAACCAATGA
- a CDS encoding SDR family oxidoreductase: protein MTNLFDLSGEVAVVIGATGALGGAIAEGLAQAGAAVAVMGRNAERGESRVKAIEAKKGKAAFFCADAIQRDSLKAAHDAIVKTFGAPTILVNAAGGNDPKVTVTADNPFENIPLEAWHSNFDLNLVGGVFLPCQEFGPAMVARGKGSIINIASVSAHLPLSRVVTYSAAKAAVLNLSLFLAREWAQKGVRVNTITPGFFPAEQNRKLLFNDDGSPTARTKCILGHTPMNRFGDPSELIGAAVFLASSKASGFVTGTDLRVDGGYLSQTI from the coding sequence ATGACGAACTTATTTGATCTTTCCGGCGAAGTTGCGGTTGTCATCGGAGCCACGGGTGCCCTTGGGGGCGCAATTGCTGAAGGCCTTGCCCAGGCCGGGGCCGCGGTGGCGGTGATGGGTCGCAACGCTGAACGAGGCGAATCACGCGTCAAAGCCATCGAAGCCAAGAAGGGCAAGGCGGCGTTCTTCTGCGCCGATGCCATCCAGCGCGACAGTCTGAAAGCCGCACACGATGCGATCGTGAAGACTTTTGGCGCGCCGACAATCCTTGTCAATGCGGCTGGCGGCAATGATCCCAAGGTAACCGTCACTGCGGATAATCCATTCGAAAACATTCCGTTGGAAGCCTGGCACTCGAACTTTGACCTCAATCTCGTGGGCGGCGTGTTTCTCCCATGCCAGGAGTTTGGCCCGGCCATGGTCGCGCGCGGGAAGGGAAGCATCATCAATATTGCGAGCGTGTCAGCCCATCTGCCACTCTCGCGGGTGGTGACCTATTCTGCAGCGAAGGCCGCGGTCCTGAATCTGTCGCTGTTCCTCGCCCGTGAATGGGCGCAGAAGGGAGTCCGCGTGAACACCATCACGCCGGGGTTTTTTCCCGCAGAACAAAACCGCAAGCTGCTGTTCAACGACGACGGTTCCCCCACCGCGCGCACGAAGTGCATTCTTGGCCACACGCCCATGAATCGTTTCGGCGATCCTTCCGAACTGATTGGGGCTGCAGTTTTCCTGGCCAGCTCAAAGGCGAGCGGGTTCGTCACGGGAACAGATCTTCGGGTGGACGGCGGCTACCTGAGCCAGACGATTTGA
- a CDS encoding M42 family metallopeptidase yields MREASLNFLRTLVNTPSPVGHEVRGQRVWLDYVRAFTDETFSDAYGNCVGVANKGGSPRIMIAAHADEIAMAVNFINEDGFIYVRKMGGIDPAISKAQRVFIHTRNGSVKGVVGNVAPHLCKQDGEPKLPKIHEIFIDIGASSRKEAESLVRVGDPITLTDEFDLLRNDLAVARAFDNRIGTFAVAETARLLKESGVGFAAEVCVVSNVQEEVGLLGARQIAYSLKPDIALVVDVTHATDYPTVNKCQHGDIRIGKGPALTHGGCNHPDVVARIEEVAAAKNIALQHEAMSATSGTDTDVIFWTRGGIASALISLPNRYMHSPVELVSLKDLEQIPELMAAFVHSVKAGEKFAVRI; encoded by the coding sequence ATGCGCGAAGCATCCCTGAATTTTTTACGCACACTCGTCAACACTCCGAGTCCCGTCGGGCACGAAGTCCGCGGCCAGCGAGTATGGCTCGATTACGTCCGCGCCTTCACAGATGAAACGTTCTCCGACGCCTACGGCAATTGCGTCGGGGTCGCGAACAAGGGCGGTTCCCCGCGGATCATGATCGCGGCGCATGCCGATGAGATCGCGATGGCGGTAAACTTCATCAATGAGGACGGATTCATCTACGTTCGCAAAATGGGCGGCATCGATCCCGCCATCTCGAAGGCGCAACGGGTTTTCATTCACACCCGCAATGGTTCCGTGAAAGGCGTCGTCGGAAACGTCGCGCCGCACCTGTGCAAGCAGGACGGCGAACCGAAACTGCCCAAGATCCACGAGATCTTCATCGACATCGGCGCGAGTTCGCGCAAGGAGGCCGAGTCGCTCGTGCGCGTTGGTGATCCCATCACGCTCACTGACGAGTTCGACCTGTTGCGGAATGACCTGGCCGTTGCCCGCGCCTTTGATAATCGCATTGGCACGTTTGCCGTCGCCGAGACCGCGCGACTGTTGAAGGAATCGGGCGTGGGTTTTGCCGCGGAGGTATGTGTCGTTTCCAACGTGCAGGAGGAAGTCGGACTGCTCGGTGCCCGCCAGATCGCCTATTCCCTCAAGCCCGACATTGCCCTTGTCGTGGACGTCACCCACGCAACGGATTATCCAACGGTCAACAAGTGCCAGCACGGGGATATCCGGATCGGAAAAGGCCCAGCCCTCACCCATGGCGGCTGCAATCATCCTGATGTGGTGGCGCGAATCGAGGAGGTGGCTGCAGCGAAGAACATCGCATTGCAGCATGAGGCAATGTCCGCCACGAGCGGCACTGACACGGACGTGATCTTCTGGACGCGCGGCGGCATCGCCAGCGCATTGATCAGCCTTCCCAACCGTTACATGCATTCACCCGTGGAACTCGTGAGCCTCAAGGATCTGGAGCAGATTCCGGAACTCATGGCGGCATTTGTCCACTCCGTCAAGGCGGGCGAAAAATTCGCGGTTCGGATCTGA
- a CDS encoding PAS domain S-box protein produces MDSPASIPGSAEGKSAPHSSAHLWKNLFDASQDAQMVCRHDGQVEFLNPRAVRLLKAADAAALNLFNIVSAAAEKHIRQLTARSFPQPEMLYSVLIATGGASCSPIDLELTPLEDGRLLVVFRDASRRMRLESHVRRLVTAIDSTPEVFFITDADCRIAFVNPAFQIHTGYSIEDVLGRSDAFLRAPEEQSKIASYQETVREGHEWMGVLSNVRHDGTRYPVEATISPISDMAGGFMGYVACERDITDRLRLEQELRLESDFIHSILTSLDSTIYTVDREFRLTHANDGWRRMPEEHGGIRVEGAPEMGRLLLDYVPAPERRAELEGLFRQVLATGEAQEDQYASPDERHWILKISPLVHNREVRGLICSISDQTHYHQLQSQLFQSQKMEIIGTLAAGVAHDFNNLLQAIRGNVGLLLLQLHETPALHHCAEQISIAASRASEITQQLLTFSRNTEEKNSVIDLNQVIHEASQLARRTLRGNVTLELVPSPEAVPIKIDPTRANQALLNLCVNAQDAMPDGGRLSITNTVVQLSAAQRQQHKLPEDAEFACCNVSDTGSGIPRELLDRVFEPFFTTKEKGRGTGLGLSIVQRVLTEAGGFVEVDSVPGHGTTFHLYFPVVREAVADTPAPNHQQLAQGTGRVLVVDDLDLLRDFTRSFLQAAGFEVLVASSGAEALSVLESTPEPVDLLFTDYSMPGMNGIELIEQVVQRWPHMKIVLASGYLDDVARTRLDELKASVLSKPYDMRDGAELIIRLLQESRS; encoded by the coding sequence ATGGATTCGCCGGCTTCAATCCCGGGTTCTGCGGAAGGAAAATCCGCGCCCCATTCCTCAGCACACCTGTGGAAGAATCTGTTCGATGCCTCGCAGGACGCCCAGATGGTCTGCCGTCACGACGGACAGGTCGAGTTTCTGAATCCCCGCGCGGTTCGCCTGCTGAAGGCGGCCGACGCCGCCGCGTTGAACCTCTTCAACATTGTTTCGGCGGCGGCGGAAAAACACATTCGACAGCTCACCGCGCGTTCGTTTCCGCAACCCGAGATGCTTTACTCGGTGTTGATTGCGACGGGCGGCGCGAGTTGCAGCCCGATCGACCTGGAACTTACACCCCTTGAGGATGGGCGGCTTCTCGTAGTGTTCCGCGATGCGAGCCGCCGCATGCGGCTGGAATCTCACGTACGGCGCCTTGTTACCGCAATCGATTCAACGCCCGAGGTTTTTTTCATCACGGACGCAGACTGCCGGATCGCATTCGTCAACCCGGCTTTCCAGATTCACACCGGCTATTCCATTGAAGATGTGCTGGGCCGGAGCGACGCCTTTCTGCGAGCTCCCGAAGAGCAATCGAAAATTGCAAGTTACCAGGAGACGGTTCGAGAAGGACACGAGTGGATGGGCGTTCTCTCGAACGTGCGTCACGATGGTACGCGCTACCCGGTTGAAGCGACGATTTCGCCCATATCTGACATGGCGGGAGGGTTCATGGGATATGTGGCGTGTGAGCGTGACATCACCGACCGCCTGCGGCTCGAGCAGGAACTGCGGCTGGAATCCGATTTCATCCACAGCATTTTGACGTCGCTCGATTCGACGATCTACACCGTGGACCGCGAGTTCCGCCTGACCCACGCCAATGATGGGTGGCGGCGGATGCCGGAGGAGCATGGCGGGATCCGGGTGGAGGGTGCTCCGGAGATGGGGCGCCTGCTGCTCGACTACGTGCCTGCGCCAGAACGGCGGGCCGAGCTGGAGGGCCTGTTCAGGCAGGTGCTTGCGACGGGAGAGGCGCAGGAGGATCAGTATGCCTCGCCCGATGAAAGGCACTGGATCCTCAAGATTTCGCCGCTCGTCCACAACCGGGAAGTCCGCGGGCTTATCTGCAGCATTTCCGACCAGACGCATTATCACCAGCTGCAGAGCCAGCTGTTTCAATCGCAGAAGATGGAGATCATCGGCACCCTTGCGGCAGGTGTGGCGCACGATTTCAACAACCTGCTGCAGGCGATTCGCGGCAACGTTGGGCTGCTGCTGCTGCAGCTCCATGAAACGCCGGCACTTCACCACTGTGCGGAGCAAATCAGTATTGCCGCCTCCCGCGCTTCCGAAATCACGCAGCAGTTGCTGACGTTCAGCCGCAACACCGAGGAGAAGAATTCGGTGATCGACCTGAACCAGGTGATTCACGAAGCGAGCCAGCTTGCGCGCCGGACCCTGCGGGGAAATGTCACGCTTGAACTGGTGCCCTCGCCCGAGGCGGTTCCAATCAAGATTGATCCCACCCGCGCGAACCAGGCCTTGCTGAACCTCTGCGTGAACGCGCAGGATGCAATGCCGGACGGCGGGCGGCTGTCGATCACAAACACGGTGGTGCAACTCTCCGCGGCCCAGCGCCAGCAGCACAAACTGCCGGAGGATGCTGAGTTTGCGTGCTGCAATGTCAGCGATACGGGTTCAGGAATTCCGCGCGAACTTCTCGATCGCGTCTTTGAGCCGTTCTTCACGACCAAAGAAAAAGGGCGGGGGACGGGCCTCGGTTTATCCATCGTTCAGCGTGTCCTCACGGAAGCGGGAGGGTTTGTCGAAGTGGACAGCGTTCCCGGTCATGGCACGACATTTCACCTCTATTTTCCCGTGGTGCGTGAGGCAGTTGCAGACACGCCGGCTCCAAATCACCAGCAACTGGCGCAGGGTACCGGGCGCGTGCTGGTGGTCGATGACCTGGACCTGCTGCGCGATTTCACACGCAGCTTCCTGCAGGCTGCAGGGTTCGAAGTCCTTGTCGCCAGCAGCGGCGCTGAAGCCCTGAGTGTGCTTGAATCGACCCCCGAGCCCGTCGACCTGTTGTTCACGGATTATAGCATGCCGGGAATGAACGGCATTGAGCTGATCGAGCAGGTTGTCCAGCGCTGGCCGCACATGAAGATCGTGCTGGCTTCAGGCTACCTGGATGACGTGGCGCGCACGCGTCTGGACGAATTGAAGGCGAGCGTGCTGTCGAAGCCGTACGACATGAGGGATGGAGCCGAGTTGATCATCCGGCTGTTGCAGGAATCGCGTTCCTGA
- a CDS encoding response regulator has product MSETATLKPRARQILIVDDDQDFAQMFKDFLVSYRPGAWIVHTADHYAPALTAIKTHSIDLVILDLKMPIMDGLQLLPLLKRTHPELQVIVLTSAALPENRAFCLQNGAALFFDKSEVATGFDRIYAALEAVASAPAEGFRGMLRQVGLTEVLQLECLGRKSSILEISAAGAVGRIYIHDGSILHAEVEEKAGEAALFQLLGYKGGEFQLKPYTKPPRQTIDGHWESLMMEAARVNDEASAGPLDAHGNVIAPPEPEPVAAAERTIQEIILCSTSGELLYEWQAQRIEKRIQFMDEMQNAAHRIGEALDWIRGDRLEIQFAQERMVLLFQSDRKLLVRSVSGGSK; this is encoded by the coding sequence GTGAGCGAGACCGCCACCCTCAAACCGCGCGCCCGGCAGATTCTCATTGTCGATGACGACCAGGACTTCGCGCAGATGTTCAAGGATTTTCTGGTGTCGTATCGCCCGGGCGCGTGGATTGTTCATACTGCCGATCATTACGCCCCCGCACTTACGGCGATTAAAACCCATTCCATCGACCTCGTCATCCTCGACCTGAAGATGCCGATCATGGACGGGCTTCAACTGCTGCCGTTGTTGAAACGCACGCACCCCGAACTGCAAGTGATTGTGCTGACGTCCGCGGCGCTCCCGGAGAATCGCGCGTTCTGCCTGCAGAATGGCGCCGCACTGTTCTTCGACAAATCCGAGGTGGCAACCGGATTCGACCGCATCTACGCCGCTCTGGAAGCCGTGGCATCCGCGCCAGCCGAAGGTTTTCGGGGAATGCTCCGCCAGGTGGGTCTGACAGAGGTGCTGCAACTCGAGTGCCTCGGCCGCAAATCGTCGATCCTTGAGATCTCCGCCGCGGGCGCCGTGGGCCGGATTTACATTCACGACGGCTCCATTCTCCATGCCGAGGTTGAGGAGAAGGCGGGCGAAGCGGCTTTGTTCCAGTTGCTGGGATACAAAGGCGGCGAATTCCAACTGAAGCCTTACACCAAACCGCCGCGCCAGACGATCGACGGCCATTGGGAATCGCTGATGATGGAGGCGGCGCGAGTCAATGACGAAGCTTCCGCTGGACCGCTCGACGCGCACGGAAACGTCATTGCACCTCCCGAGCCGGAACCCGTTGCCGCTGCGGAACGAACCATCCAGGAAATCATCCTTTGCTCAACCAGCGGCGAACTGCTCTACGAATGGCAGGCCCAGCGGATCGAAAAGCGCATTCAGTTCATGGACGAAATGCAAAACGCGGCGCATAGAATCGGCGAGGCGCTCGACTGGATTCGCGGGGATCGGCTGGAAATTCAATTCGCGCAGGAACGCATGGTCCTGCTGTTTCAATCCGATCGCAAACTGCTTGTTCGCTCAGTCTCGGGAGGATCGAAGTGA
- a CDS encoding DUF58 domain-containing protein: MPDGSTIPAARSLSHGFADPKTLMAIRNLELRARAVVEGFWNGLHRSPYHGFSVEFTEYRQYTPGDDTRYLDWRLFARSDRYYLKKFEDETNLRCHLLVDQSRSMDYGSTGFSKADYARTLGATLAWFLHGQGDAVGLFTFAEQVREYLPARNRHGHLRQLMLALDRGNPGRDTNLPELLRRVAEIVRKRGMIVLISDLLTPLDAMEQGLARLTAAGHELILFQILDPNELAFEFNSGTVLEDMESGRELELNPEAMRADYRHQLDAHCEAAEKICRKLGVAHHRLLTSQSLDVALTELLRSRSQRGKWQRRNSQPGRVV, from the coding sequence ATGCCCGACGGTTCCACCATTCCTGCCGCCCGCAGCCTGAGTCACGGTTTCGCCGACCCGAAAACCTTGATGGCGATTCGCAACCTGGAGCTGCGCGCCCGCGCGGTCGTTGAAGGTTTCTGGAACGGATTGCATCGCAGCCCGTACCACGGGTTCTCCGTGGAGTTCACCGAATACCGGCAATACACACCCGGCGATGACACCCGCTACCTTGACTGGAGGTTGTTCGCGCGGTCGGATCGCTATTACCTGAAGAAATTCGAAGACGAAACCAACCTGCGATGTCATCTGCTGGTGGACCAGAGCCGCTCGATGGATTATGGCTCGACAGGATTCTCGAAGGCGGATTATGCGCGAACGCTTGGGGCGACGCTTGCGTGGTTTTTGCATGGGCAGGGCGACGCGGTGGGATTGTTCACCTTTGCCGAGCAGGTGCGGGAATACCTTCCTGCCCGCAATCGGCACGGACACCTGCGCCAGTTGATGCTGGCGCTGGATCGGGGCAACCCAGGCAGGGACACGAACCTTCCAGAGCTGCTGCGCCGCGTTGCGGAAATTGTGCGGAAGCGGGGAATGATCGTCCTGATCTCCGATCTCCTGACACCGCTTGACGCCATGGAACAAGGCCTTGCGCGCCTCACTGCTGCAGGACATGAGCTCATCCTTTTTCAGATCCTTGATCCCAACGAACTGGCTTTTGAGTTCAACTCGGGAACGGTTCTTGAAGACATGGAAAGCGGGCGCGAATTGGAACTGAATCCCGAGGCCATGCGCGCGGACTATCGGCATCAACTCGACGCGCATTGCGAAGCGGCGGAGAAGATTTGCCGCAAACTCGGCGTCGCTCATCATCGTTTGCTGACCAGCCAGTCCCTCGACGTGGCATTGACTGAGCTGTTGCGCAGCCGCAGCCAGCGGGGGAAGTGGCAGCGCCGCAACTCGCAACCAGGGCGCGTTGTATGA